The following DNA comes from Methanophagales archaeon.
ATAAACAGAGGAGGATGGATTTACTCGCTGGAAGTGAAGAATCTGAGGAGGAGAACAGTTAGGATGTTCTCTGAGGGTTCGGTATTCAAAATTGGCGAAGGGTCGAGCCTGTATGGTGGTCTGGCAGACGTTAAGCCGATAGGAATAGATTTGCATGAAGTTTACAGATATGGATATGCGTTTGCAGTGCCGGTGGGGGTGGGCGAATGAAGTACGAGATAGAAGTGATTTCTCCGGTTCACATAGGAAGTGGCGGTACAATAAGCCCGATTGAGTATGTTGTAGAGGATAATTTTTATCGTGCGGACGTGGACAGGCTTTTTGAGGATGAGAGATTTGATACTGATGGATTTATCGAGGATGCAAAGGCAGGAGCATTTTATCTTGGGAGATTTGCACCAGGGGTTGCGAAGAAGCATGTTAGATACGCACTGGGGATAACCCCGTCAGCGAGAACAAAACTCCAGCAATTAATTGGTAGATTGAGTCGAAGTAGTGAAGTGAGAGAACATATAAAAACGAAGGATGAAGTGTATATTCCCGGCAGTTCGGTGAAGGGTGCGATAAGAACAGCGATTTTGTGGTGGGTGTTGAAAAACGATGCGGATAGGTTTGATAGAGCTAAACGTCATTTAGAGAATTTGGTACGGTCCAGGGACAGAGTAGATAAGAAACGTGTTGCTGATGAGATAGAAAAGGAAGTTTTTGGTATAGATCCGACTCACGATCTTTTGAAGGCATTGCAAGTCTCAGACACTAATGCGGTTGCCACCAATAATTTAAAGATTGAAGAAGTGCGAACATTGACAACAACGCCGCGGGGGCACAACTGGAAAAGTTTTTACACGTATGTGGAGGCGTTGAAGCCTGGAACGAAGCTAGTTTTGGAAACGAAAATAGACGAATTTTTGCTTGAAGACGATGCAGCAAGCGAATTGCATTT
Coding sequences within:
- the csm5 gene encoding type III-A CRISPR-associated RAMP protein Csm5; the encoded protein is MKYEIEVISPVHIGSGGTISPIEYVVEDNFYRADVDRLFEDERFDTDGFIEDAKAGAFYLGRFAPGVAKKHVRYALGITPSARTKLQQLIGRLSRSSEVREHIKTKDEVYIPGSSVKGAIRTAILWWVLKNDADRFDRAKRHLENLVRSRDRVDKKRVADEIEKEVFGIDPTHDLLKALQVSDTNAVATNNLKIEEVRTLTTTPRGHNWKSFYTYVEALKPGTKLVLETKIDEFLLEDDAASELHFENKQELVREIPRICNEFADMFIEDEMRFFRQYNRPGELDNVLEFYEMLRERREEDSFLLHLAWGSGWHGMTVGRLLQEEPDLDFFGLRKRFSLGKRRNQPFFVSEFPKTRRLVFEDGKPKYPLG